The genomic DNA CGAGACGGCCCCACAGGAGGTCGGCCAGGGCCGAGACCAGCGCGGCCCGGCTGCACGGCCGTTCGCCCAGCCACCAGTCGCCCGCCGCGTGCATCATGCCGACGATGCCGTGCCCCCACACCCGCGCCAGGGCCTCGCCGCCCCCGCCCGGGTCGATGCGCTCGGCGATGACCCCGGCGAGCTCCTCGCCCATCCGGCGCAGCAGCGGCGCCGAGTGCCGGCCCGCGTCGAACCCCGGCTCCGAGGGCTGGCCGGCCTCCTCGGCGGGGTGCATCAGGAACCGGTAGACCTGCGGGCGCGCCTCGATCGCGGCGAGGTACGTGTCGAGGGTCGCCTCGACGCGCCGCCGGCGGTCGGCCGGGGCGTCGAGCGCGGCGCGCAGCGCGGTCAGCA from Streptomyces sp. MRC013 includes the following:
- a CDS encoding TetR family transcriptional regulator, which produces METTHRTGQQRSAERRRRELLDAADRVVLREGPRASMNAIAAEAGITKPILYRHFGDKGGLYRALAQRHTDALLTALRAALDAPADRRRRVEATLDTYLAAIEARPQVYRFLMHPAEEAGQPSEPGFDAGRHSAPLLRRMGEELAGVIAERIDPGGGGEALARVWGHGIVGMMHAAGDWWLGERPCSRAALVSALADLLWGRLAEAADRADGPRF